In Halobaculum limi, one DNA window encodes the following:
- the pstB gene encoding phosphate ABC transporter ATP-binding protein PstB, whose translation MSETTQRTTDMESENRTQTGTEPETTAGETEEQVQDEWREYEFSGQPKLAVDDLDVYYGDDHALKGVSMDIPEKSVTALIGPSGCGKSTFLRCLNRMNDRVSSARIDGSVQLDGEEIYQDGVNLVELRKRVGMVFQSPNPFPKSIRENISYGPRKHGDIETGLLARLLGRSNEDERDELVERCLRDAALWDEVSDRLDDNALGLSGGQQQRLCIARCLSVDPEVILMDEPASALDPIATAKIEDLIDDLSEHYTVVIVTHNMQQAARISDQTAVFLTGGELVEYDDTDKIFENPQSQRVEEYISGKFG comes from the coding sequence ATGAGCGAGACCACTCAGCGAACGACCGACATGGAATCCGAGAACCGCACGCAGACAGGGACCGAACCAGAGACGACAGCCGGCGAGACCGAAGAGCAGGTCCAAGACGAGTGGCGCGAGTACGAGTTCTCGGGCCAGCCGAAGTTAGCCGTCGACGACCTCGACGTCTACTACGGCGACGACCACGCGCTCAAGGGCGTCTCGATGGACATCCCCGAGAAGAGCGTCACCGCGCTCATCGGTCCCTCGGGCTGTGGGAAGTCAACGTTCCTCCGGTGTCTCAACCGGATGAACGACCGCGTCAGCAGCGCCCGCATCGACGGCTCGGTGCAACTCGACGGCGAAGAGATCTACCAGGACGGCGTCAACCTCGTCGAACTCCGCAAGCGCGTCGGGATGGTGTTCCAGTCGCCGAACCCGTTCCCGAAGTCGATCCGCGAGAATATCTCTTACGGCCCGCGCAAGCACGGTGACATCGAGACGGGCCTGCTCGCACGACTGCTCGGGCGCTCGAACGAGGACGAACGCGACGAACTCGTCGAACGGTGTCTGCGCGACGCGGCGCTGTGGGACGAGGTGTCCGACCGCCTCGACGACAACGCGCTGGGCCTCTCCGGCGGGCAACAGCAGCGCCTGTGTATCGCGCGCTGTCTGTCGGTCGACCCCGAGGTCATCCTGATGGACGAACCGGCGTCGGCGCTGGACCCCATCGCGACCGCGAAGATCGAAGACCTGATCGACGACCTCTCGGAGCACTACACGGTCGTCATCGTCACGCACAACATGCAGCAGGCGGCCCGCATCTCCGACCAGACCGCGGTGTTCCTCACCGGCGGTGAACTCGTCGAGTACGACGACACCGACAAGATCTTCGAGAACCCGCAGTCACAGCGGGTCGAAGAGTACATCAGCGGGAAGTTCGGATAA
- the mutL gene encoding DNA mismatch repair endonuclease MutL, which produces MTGEIRSLDDRTVREIAAGEVVERPASVVKELVENALDAGASRVAVAVENGGIDSIRVRDDGAGIPPEELPMAVAKHATSKLEDMADLDAGVATLGFRGEALHSVGAVAELTVRSRTPDADTGAELVVDHGDESEVTPAGCPVGTTVEVRDLFGRTPARRKFLKTPATEFDRVNGVVSAYALANPDVAVSLEHDGREVFASPGDGNRRSAVLAVYGREVAESMVDVEYESEDGAVSVSGLVSHPETTRAGREYLTTYVNDRWVRDGDLRGAVVDAYGGQLATDRYPFAVLFVDVARTAVDVNVHPRKTEVRFDDDADVMETVRTAVRSALLDHGLVRSSAPRGRSAPDEVDVDPEVVGGAGTDHERAANARRTTEAGDDSDEQSQSAGAETTASVLDAWGGSDAATPDDPDDAPDDGVVPPEAETTNTRDDADQRVDADSTADATADTTTTADAAANDAGGAWSVDVGGASSRPTDHPERGRTDATAGGSSPSPRSWQTDTAETDDDAGRADTSGDGPANTDATASDRTWGAPSQSTLAGGTTDERTAHDRLPAMRVLGQYDDTYVVCETDAGLVLVDQHAADERVNYERLQRAVGDGAPTQTLATPVEIALTARESELFETFRDALEEVGFRAERPDEDGAGRVAVTAVPAVFDATLEPDLLRDVLAAFADEVTTGDRPVAEVADALLADLACYPSVTGNTSLTEGSVTELLDTLDDCENPYACPHGRPVLVEFGREEIEDRFERDYPGHGGRRAE; this is translated from the coding sequence ATGACCGGCGAGATACGTTCGCTCGACGACCGAACCGTCCGCGAGATCGCGGCGGGCGAGGTGGTCGAGCGCCCCGCCTCCGTGGTGAAAGAACTCGTCGAGAACGCGCTCGACGCCGGTGCGAGCAGAGTCGCCGTCGCCGTCGAGAACGGCGGCATCGACAGCATCCGCGTCCGCGACGACGGTGCGGGCATCCCGCCCGAGGAGTTGCCGATGGCGGTCGCGAAACACGCGACGAGCAAACTCGAAGATATGGCCGACCTCGACGCCGGCGTCGCCACGCTCGGCTTCCGCGGCGAGGCGCTCCACTCGGTCGGCGCAGTCGCAGAACTGACGGTTCGTTCGCGCACGCCCGACGCCGACACCGGCGCGGAACTGGTCGTCGACCACGGCGACGAGAGCGAAGTGACCCCTGCGGGCTGTCCGGTCGGCACGACCGTCGAGGTCCGCGACCTGTTCGGGCGCACGCCCGCCCGCCGGAAGTTCCTCAAGACGCCCGCGACGGAGTTCGACCGCGTGAACGGCGTCGTCTCGGCGTACGCCCTCGCCAACCCCGACGTGGCGGTGTCGCTGGAACACGACGGCCGTGAGGTGTTCGCCTCGCCCGGCGACGGGAACCGCCGTTCGGCGGTGCTGGCCGTCTACGGCCGCGAAGTCGCCGAGTCGATGGTCGACGTGGAGTACGAATCGGAGGACGGTGCGGTGTCCGTGTCCGGTCTCGTCTCGCACCCCGAGACGACCCGCGCAGGTAGGGAGTACCTCACGACGTACGTGAACGACCGCTGGGTGCGCGACGGTGACCTCCGTGGGGCCGTGGTCGACGCCTATGGCGGTCAACTGGCGACCGACCGCTACCCGTTCGCCGTCCTGTTCGTCGACGTGGCTCGGACCGCCGTCGACGTAAACGTCCACCCGCGAAAGACGGAGGTGCGCTTCGACGACGACGCCGACGTAATGGAGACGGTTCGGACGGCCGTTCGCTCGGCCCTCCTCGACCACGGCCTCGTGCGGTCGTCGGCCCCGCGTGGGCGCTCCGCCCCCGACGAGGTCGACGTCGACCCCGAAGTCGTCGGCGGGGCTGGGACGGATCACGAACGCGCCGCGAACGCACGACGCACGACTGAGGCGGGCGACGACAGTGACGAGCAGTCACAGAGCGCCGGCGCGGAGACGACCGCTTCTGTCCTCGACGCGTGGGGTGGCTCCGACGCCGCCACACCGGACGACCCCGACGACGCGCCGGACGACGGCGTGGTGCCACCGGAGGCGGAGACGACGAACACCAGAGACGACGCCGACCAGCGAGTAGACGCCGACTCGACGGCGGATGCGACAGCGGACACCACGACGACGGCAGATGCGGCGGCGAACGACGCCGGCGGCGCGTGGAGCGTCGACGTCGGCGGTGCGTCGAGTCGACCGACCGACCACCCCGAACGCGGGCGGACCGACGCGACCGCCGGGGGAAGCAGCCCCTCGCCTCGGTCGTGGCAGACCGACACGGCGGAGACGGACGACGACGCTGGCCGAGCAGACACATCGGGCGACGGCCCGGCGAACACCGACGCAACAGCGAGTGACCGAACGTGGGGCGCACCGTCGCAGTCGACGCTCGCGGGCGGCACCACAGACGAGCGAACCGCCCACGACCGCCTCCCCGCGATGCGCGTCCTCGGCCAGTATGACGACACCTACGTCGTCTGCGAGACGGACGCCGGACTGGTGCTGGTCGACCAACACGCCGCCGACGAGCGTGTGAACTACGAACGCCTCCAGCGAGCGGTCGGCGACGGCGCGCCGACACAGACACTCGCGACGCCGGTCGAGATTGCCCTGACTGCGCGCGAGTCGGAACTGTTCGAGACGTTTCGAGACGCCCTCGAAGAGGTCGGCTTCCGGGCGGAGCGGCCGGACGAGGACGGTGCAGGTCGGGTCGCGGTGACAGCGGTTCCGGCGGTGTTCGACGCGACGCTGGAACCCGACCTCCTGCGGGACGTTCTCGCGGCGTTCGCCGACGAGGTGACCACCGGCGACCGCCCCGTCGCGGAGGTGGCGGATGCACTCCTCGCAGACTTGGCGTGTTACCCGTCGGTGACCGGGAACACCTCACTCACGGAGGGGAGCGTCACGGAGTTGCTCGACACCCTCGACGACTGCGAGAACCCGTACGCCTGCCCGCACGGCCGACCCGTGCTGGTCGAGTTCGGTCGCGAGGAGATCGAAGACCGCTTCGAGCGTGATTACCCCGGCCACGGCGGGCGGCGAGCGGAGTAG
- a CDS encoding substrate-binding domain-containing protein has product MTQDTAASTDRVSRRKFLAASGAVGAAGIAGCSASSNDGGSGGSDGGSGGSDSGSDSGSSGDSGMDTSMLTAEGSSTVYPIANKGSSYWNSNPAPSDGEYWGSNEEEGNTVPGWSELGEPDMRLADYFASLYGFEPSGEQATPPLATSIGLSHSGTGCESVVDGLVDIGNSSGPITAELGWSQEKADEEVVDHVLGRDGQPVVVSGDIYDAGVTQLTGEQVRKIYQDEITNWSEVGGPDQDIYVIGRAEGSGTDTAFRLNMLGSADASMSGVDTRFGQNQQVAQAVQQNEGAIAYMALAFTDETVRAIGIEFDGTLYEPDRDAENTIFDSAYPLNRDLHQYTKITEDTPSGTDMREAAFLNMFLTDFGQQVFVEDNNYIPLPTADIESEFAKLPDQV; this is encoded by the coding sequence ATGACGCAGGATACTGCGGCCAGCACCGATCGGGTCTCGCGGAGAAAGTTCCTTGCGGCCTCCGGCGCCGTCGGCGCTGCGGGGATCGCCGGTTGTTCCGCTTCTTCGAACGACGGCGGCTCGGGCGGTTCGGACGGTGGCTCGGGCGGCAGCGACTCCGGGAGCGACTCGGGGAGCTCCGGAGACTCCGGGATGGACACCTCGATGCTGACGGCCGAGGGGTCCTCGACCGTGTATCCCATCGCCAACAAGGGCTCTTCCTACTGGAACTCCAACCCGGCTCCCTCCGACGGCGAGTACTGGGGTAGCAACGAGGAAGAAGGCAACACCGTTCCCGGCTGGAGCGAACTGGGCGAACCGGATATGCGCCTCGCCGACTACTTCGCCAGCCTCTACGGCTTCGAGCCGTCGGGCGAGCAGGCGACGCCACCGCTCGCGACATCCATCGGTCTGAGTCACTCGGGGACCGGGTGTGAGTCTGTCGTCGACGGCCTCGTCGACATCGGCAACTCCTCGGGCCCCATCACGGCCGAACTCGGCTGGAGCCAGGAGAAGGCCGACGAGGAAGTCGTCGACCACGTCCTCGGCCGTGACGGTCAGCCCGTCGTCGTCAGCGGCGACATCTACGACGCCGGCGTCACGCAGCTCACCGGCGAGCAGGTCCGCAAGATCTACCAAGACGAGATCACCAACTGGTCCGAAGTCGGCGGTCCGGACCAGGACATCTACGTCATCGGTCGTGCGGAAGGCTCGGGGACGGACACCGCGTTCCGCTTGAATATGCTGGGCTCGGCCGACGCGTCGATGTCGGGCGTCGACACCCGCTTCGGGCAGAACCAGCAGGTCGCGCAGGCCGTCCAGCAGAACGAGGGCGCAATCGCGTACATGGCGCTGGCGTTCACCGACGAAACGGTCCGCGCCATCGGGATCGAGTTCGACGGCACGCTGTACGAACCCGACCGCGACGCGGAGAACACCATCTTCGACTCCGCGTACCCGCTCAACCGTGACCTCCACCAGTACACGAAGATTACGGAGGACACGCCCTCGGGGACGGACATGCGCGAGGCCGCGTTCTTGAACATGTTCTTGACGGACTTCGGTCAGCAGGTGTTCGTCGAGGACAACAACTACATCCCGCTCCCGACGGCCGACATCGAAAGCGAGTTCGCGAAACTGCCGGACCAGGTCTAA
- the kdgK1 gene encoding bifunctional 2-dehydro-3-deoxygluconokinase/2-dehydro-3-deoxygalactonokinase, which yields MTDLVTFGETMLRLSPPEGTRLQTTDSFDVRVGGAESNVAVAGSSLGLDSVWLSKLPDSPLGRRVVSGLRAHGVHTGIAWDDDARLGTYYLEDGGEPRGTNVIYDRADSAVTTVRPDELPGRILDGVTAFHTTGITPALSSDAAETTAALLKRASEAGATTSFDVNYRSKLWSHEEAAETLRSLFEHVDTLFVARRDAESVLGREGEPVEVAHGLATDHDLETVVVTRGDHGALALHDGEVFEQPVYEADTLDAIGTGDAFVGGFLSKRCLGGTIDEALEWGAATASLKRTISGDLAVVTREEVQRVIDEGEGGISR from the coding sequence ATGACCGACCTCGTCACGTTCGGGGAGACGATGCTTCGTCTCTCCCCGCCCGAGGGGACCCGACTGCAGACCACCGATTCGTTCGACGTTCGCGTCGGCGGCGCAGAGAGCAACGTCGCTGTCGCGGGGTCGTCGCTGGGTCTCGACAGCGTCTGGCTGTCGAAACTCCCCGACTCACCACTCGGTCGGCGCGTCGTCAGCGGTCTGCGCGCCCACGGCGTCCACACCGGCATCGCCTGGGACGACGACGCCCGCCTCGGCACCTACTACTTGGAGGACGGCGGCGAGCCACGCGGGACGAACGTCATCTACGACCGCGCCGACTCCGCGGTGACGACGGTTCGCCCGGACGAACTCCCGGGTCGTATCCTCGACGGGGTGACCGCGTTCCACACGACCGGTATCACGCCCGCGCTGTCGAGTGACGCCGCCGAGACGACCGCGGCGCTGTTGAAGCGAGCCTCGGAGGCGGGCGCGACGACGAGTTTCGACGTGAACTACCGAAGCAAACTGTGGAGCCACGAGGAGGCCGCCGAGACGCTCCGAAGCCTGTTCGAACACGTCGACACGCTGTTCGTCGCCCGGCGGGACGCGGAATCGGTCCTCGGCCGCGAGGGCGAACCCGTCGAGGTCGCACACGGCCTCGCGACCGACCACGACCTGGAGACGGTCGTCGTCACGCGCGGCGACCACGGAGCGCTCGCACTCCACGACGGCGAGGTGTTCGAACAGCCAGTGTACGAGGCCGACACCCTCGACGCCATCGGCACGGGCGACGCCTTCGTGGGCGGGTTCCTCTCGAAGCGGTGTCTCGGCGGCACCATCGACGAGGCGCTGGAGTGGGGTGCGGCGACCGCGTCGCTCAAGCGGACCATCTCGGGCGATCTGGCGGTCGTCACTCGTGAGGAGGTACAGCGAGTCATCGACGAGGGCGAAGGCGGCATCTCGCGGTAG
- the pstA gene encoding phosphate ABC transporter permease PstA: MSTETDTRNPLVRDGAEGTGIVAAGAVALAAVLFTVSLASLFEQISLTDTVAGVPFSTMLGAALVVLGGAVIVFGVGSRFDYVETEPQASAGMVAGVAFGAVWFIAGGLIASQTIGLGTVGWLAAAVVLGGGVFALTVATREDIGSTLPAGALTAFVGLVFVTGVIGPSWVWDLGWEQKASFTAGFTIPVLTLFAALLSGWAAAKAYGGFGARGRHTGAYTLVYLNAISIVAVLFILLAFTVYKGTGGVLNGFAVGPGVGPTSTVVLFGIAFSFDWPIYLPFVMNGVGLTNDFNGVLPAIVGTIWLVVGAMLFAVPLGIGAAVFLTEYAERGRFTQAVEVATNGLWSTPSIVFGLFGFAFLIPRFGNGKSLLAGMLTLSFMLLPLVVITSREAMLSVPDEYRDASAALGVTKWQTIRSVVLPAALPGVVTGVILGVGRIAGETAPILLTMAGGVFVPGSQTPDVIGGFAFTSSPPFVENPVLLDAASALPYQLYALITAGVGASGNVADPDGFKWATALVLLIVVLSFYAIGIAARYYFRRELNQ, from the coding sequence ATGTCGACGGAGACTGACACCCGGAACCCACTCGTCCGCGACGGCGCGGAGGGAACCGGCATCGTCGCCGCCGGTGCAGTCGCCCTCGCGGCGGTCCTGTTCACCGTCTCGCTCGCGTCGCTGTTCGAACAGATCAGCCTGACCGACACCGTCGCCGGCGTCCCGTTCTCGACGATGCTCGGCGCGGCGCTGGTCGTCCTCGGCGGGGCAGTCATCGTCTTCGGCGTCGGCTCTCGATTCGACTACGTCGAGACCGAACCGCAGGCGAGCGCCGGGATGGTCGCCGGCGTCGCGTTCGGAGCCGTCTGGTTCATCGCCGGCGGCCTCATCGCCTCTCAGACCATCGGACTCGGGACGGTCGGGTGGCTGGCGGCCGCAGTCGTCCTCGGCGGCGGCGTGTTCGCGCTGACGGTCGCCACGCGCGAAGACATCGGATCGACGCTGCCTGCGGGCGCGTTGACCGCGTTCGTCGGCCTGGTGTTCGTCACCGGGGTCATCGGCCCGTCGTGGGTGTGGGACCTCGGCTGGGAGCAGAAGGCGTCGTTCACTGCCGGCTTCACCATCCCGGTGTTGACGCTGTTCGCCGCACTGCTGTCCGGGTGGGCCGCCGCGAAGGCGTACGGCGGCTTCGGCGCACGCGGCCGCCACACGGGCGCGTACACCCTCGTGTATCTGAACGCCATCTCTATCGTCGCTGTCCTCTTCATCCTCCTCGCGTTCACCGTCTACAAGGGCACGGGCGGCGTGCTCAACGGCTTCGCCGTCGGGCCGGGTGTCGGCCCGACGTCGACGGTCGTCCTGTTCGGCATCGCCTTTTCGTTCGACTGGCCCATCTACCTCCCGTTCGTGATGAACGGCGTCGGCCTGACGAACGACTTCAACGGCGTCCTCCCCGCCATCGTCGGGACCATCTGGCTCGTCGTCGGCGCGATGCTGTTCGCGGTGCCGCTTGGCATCGGTGCAGCCGTCTTCCTCACCGAGTACGCCGAGCGCGGCCGCTTCACGCAGGCGGTCGAGGTGGCGACGAACGGCTTGTGGTCGACGCCGAGTATCGTCTTCGGCCTGTTCGGCTTCGCGTTCCTCATCCCCCGCTTCGGCAACGGGAAGTCGCTGCTTGCGGGGATGCTCACACTCAGCTTCATGCTGCTTCCGCTGGTGGTCATCACCAGCCGCGAGGCGATGCTGTCGGTCCCCGACGAGTATCGGGACGCCAGCGCCGCCCTCGGCGTCACGAAGTGGCAGACCATCCGCAGCGTCGTCCTCCCGGCGGCGCTGCCGGGTGTCGTCACCGGGGTCATCCTCGGCGTCGGCCGCATCGCCGGCGAGACGGCACCGATCCTGCTGACGATGGCCGGTGGCGTGTTCGTCCCCGGCAGTCAGACGCCCGACGTCATCGGCGGCTTCGCGTTCACGTCGTCGCCGCCGTTCGTCGAGAACCCGGTACTGCTCGACGCCGCATCGGCGCTGCCGTACCAACTGTACGCCCTCATCACCGCGGGCGTGGGCGCGTCCGGTAACGTCGCCGACCCTGACGGGTTCAAGTGGGCGACCGCGCTCGTACTGCTCATCGTCGTGCTGTCGTTCTACGCGATCGGCATCGCGGCGAGGTACTACTTCCGGAGGGAACTTAACCAATGA
- a CDS encoding J domain-containing protein — MFGEWIAALPGWLVWGVLLGVLATVVVAGVFLAANRLFPDPPAHSGGPDQGSLRRKAEMRDYLRRIDERFVEDADLDGTTVAFYLPERRVAITFDVHAFFAIRDDEANGIHVILCEHEMPGAQLGRRLPFDVPDVHLGPDPAVGSPVTAAFDTLGLPANAGEERVERAYREKVKEVHPDQGGSREAFTEVREAYATARDHVQETGKA, encoded by the coding sequence GTGTTCGGTGAGTGGATCGCCGCGCTACCCGGGTGGTTGGTCTGGGGAGTCCTCCTGGGTGTGCTCGCCACCGTCGTCGTCGCGGGCGTGTTCCTCGCGGCCAACCGTCTGTTCCCCGACCCGCCCGCACACTCGGGCGGCCCCGACCAGGGGTCGCTCCGCCGAAAAGCCGAGATGCGCGACTACCTCCGGCGGATCGACGAGCGGTTCGTCGAAGACGCCGACCTCGACGGCACGACCGTCGCCTTCTACCTCCCCGAGCGACGCGTCGCCATCACCTTCGACGTCCACGCGTTCTTCGCCATCCGCGACGACGAGGCCAACGGTATCCACGTCATCCTCTGTGAACACGAGATGCCCGGCGCACAACTCGGCCGTCGCCTCCCGTTCGACGTGCCGGACGTGCACCTCGGCCCCGACCCCGCTGTCGGATCGCCCGTCACTGCGGCGTTCGACACGCTCGGTCTGCCGGCCAACGCTGGCGAAGAACGGGTCGAACGCGCCTACCGCGAGAAAGTGAAAGAGGTCCACCCGGACCAGGGTGGTAGTCGGGAAGCGTTCACAGAAGTTCGGGAGGCGTACGCGACCGCCCGCGACCACGTCCAAGAGACCGGAAAGGCCTGA
- the pstC gene encoding phosphate ABC transporter permease subunit PstC, giving the protein MAQVTNRVESSVERGIRTLRRVRDSLEDEEPEAVAVAGVVVASLLFSLVGFLLVSSLTILPFAAFVVSAGYGWVRHQELTAKVLALATTVSTILILLLITVFIFVEAVPVVRYESVTVFGVSVPGIRMFIQPNWDAVSPPIRFSMVPMIHGTVLVTIIATVVAAPLGIAAALFLSEIAPAPVREAVKPGVEILAGIPSIVYGFIGFTILSPWASDQFDILGQGTYLFVGIVVGLMALPTVVSVAEDALSSVPESMKSGSLAMGTTDWQTMTSITLPAAFSGVSAAVLLGVGRAIGETMAATVMLRGVPKLTEPLYNAFYGQETLTSLIARNYGEADGLQLSALFAAGVILFITVMFLSIGSQYVEARMRSKLGGEQ; this is encoded by the coding sequence ATGGCACAAGTAACCAACAGAGTAGAGTCGAGCGTCGAGAGGGGCATCAGAACCCTCCGTCGCGTCAGGGACTCCCTCGAGGACGAGGAACCCGAGGCCGTCGCCGTCGCCGGCGTGGTCGTCGCCTCGCTGTTGTTCTCGCTCGTCGGATTCCTGCTCGTCTCGTCGCTGACGATACTCCCGTTCGCGGCCTTCGTCGTCTCCGCTGGCTACGGGTGGGTTCGACACCAGGAACTCACCGCAAAAGTGCTCGCGCTGGCGACGACCGTGTCGACGATCCTGATACTGTTGTTGATCACCGTCTTCATCTTCGTCGAGGCGGTCCCCGTCGTCCGCTACGAGAGCGTGACGGTGTTCGGGGTGTCGGTCCCGGGAATCCGGATGTTCATCCAGCCGAACTGGGACGCCGTCTCCCCGCCGATCCGCTTCTCGATGGTGCCGATGATCCACGGCACGGTGCTGGTCACGATTATCGCGACGGTCGTCGCCGCACCGTTGGGCATCGCGGCTGCGCTGTTCCTCTCGGAGATCGCACCCGCGCCCGTCCGTGAGGCGGTCAAGCCGGGCGTCGAGATTCTCGCCGGCATCCCGTCGATCGTCTACGGGTTCATCGGGTTCACCATCCTCAGCCCGTGGGCCTCCGACCAGTTCGACATCCTCGGGCAGGGGACGTACCTGTTCGTCGGCATCGTCGTCGGTCTGATGGCGCTGCCGACGGTCGTCTCCGTCGCCGAGGACGCACTCTCCTCGGTCCCGGAGTCGATGAAGAGTGGGTCGCTCGCGATGGGCACCACCGACTGGCAGACGATGACTTCAATCACCCTTCCGGCAGCGTTCTCCGGCGTCTCGGCGGCGGTCCTGTTGGGCGTCGGTCGTGCCATCGGCGAGACGATGGCCGCGACGGTGATGCTCCGTGGCGTGCCGAAACTGACCGAACCGCTGTACAACGCCTTCTACGGACAGGAGACGCTCACGTCGCTCATCGCCCGCAACTACGGCGAGGCCGACGGCCTCCAGTTGAGTGCCCTGTTCGCCGCGGGCGTCATCCTCTTCATCACCGTCATGTTCCTCTCCATCGGATCGCAGTACGTCGAAGCACGCATGCGAAGCAAACTCGGGGGTGAGCAGTGA
- a CDS encoding MTH865 family protein: MTDDDVEAELRAQFEDAFSGADFPVSSQMDLVPALPQGPGTKFEAGDISFTAMELAAKLGSSQDFPYDDVDSLVDDVMQGLKDNGML; this comes from the coding sequence GTGACAGACGACGACGTCGAAGCCGAACTCCGTGCACAGTTCGAGGACGCCTTCTCGGGCGCCGACTTCCCCGTGTCCAGTCAGATGGACCTCGTCCCCGCACTCCCGCAGGGGCCAGGGACGAAGTTCGAGGCGGGCGACATCTCCTTCACCGCGATGGAACTCGCCGCCAAACTCGGCTCCAGTCAGGACTTCCCGTACGACGACGTCGACTCCCTCGTCGACGACGTGATGCAGGGCCTGAAAGACAACGGGATGCTCTGA
- a CDS encoding M42 family metallopeptidase encodes MPFDFDFELLRELTETSGVPGYEDRVRDRVRTVFDEAVDEVRTDSMGNVIGTIEGSGDYEVAVAAHMDEIGFMVKHVTDDGFLKVDALGGWDARVLRAQRVRVHTQQGDLTGVIGSVPPHTLSKEDREKEDAVEDVVIDLGMDGEDVEEVVSVGDLVTMEQTTVEMGETVTGKALDDRVCLFAMLESARELTDPEATVHFCATVQEEVGLRGAQALGVDIDPDLAVALDVTIASDVEGVAEDKQVTRLGEGAAVKLKDSSVITNPKVTRRLRDVAEAEEIPHQLEVLPAGGTDTAGFQNTNGAKPVGAISIPTRYLHTVTETAHGEDIRSTIDLLTAFLDSEDGTHDYTL; translated from the coding sequence ATGCCGTTCGATTTCGACTTCGAGTTGCTGCGTGAACTGACAGAGACGAGTGGTGTTCCCGGCTACGAGGACCGCGTGCGCGACCGCGTCCGCACCGTCTTCGACGAGGCCGTCGACGAGGTCCGCACGGACTCGATGGGCAACGTCATCGGGACCATCGAGGGCAGCGGCGACTACGAGGTGGCGGTGGCGGCGCATATGGACGAGATCGGCTTCATGGTCAAACACGTCACCGACGACGGCTTCCTGAAGGTGGACGCCCTCGGCGGGTGGGACGCTCGCGTGCTTCGCGCACAGCGCGTGCGCGTACACACCCAACAGGGCGACCTGACGGGCGTCATCGGGTCGGTGCCCCCGCACACGCTCTCGAAGGAGGACCGCGAGAAGGAGGACGCCGTCGAGGACGTCGTCATCGACCTGGGGATGGACGGCGAAGACGTCGAGGAGGTCGTCTCCGTCGGCGACCTGGTCACGATGGAGCAAACGACCGTCGAGATGGGCGAGACGGTCACCGGGAAGGCGCTCGACGACCGCGTCTGCCTGTTCGCGATGCTGGAGTCCGCCCGCGAACTGACGGACCCCGAGGCGACGGTCCACTTCTGCGCGACGGTGCAGGAGGAGGTCGGCCTCCGCGGGGCGCAGGCACTGGGCGTCGACATCGACCCCGACCTGGCGGTCGCACTCGACGTGACCATCGCCTCCGACGTCGAGGGCGTCGCCGAGGACAAGCAGGTGACGCGCCTGGGTGAGGGTGCGGCCGTGAAACTGAAAGACAGCTCCGTCATCACGAACCCGAAGGTGACGCGTCGCCTGCGCGACGTGGCCGAGGCCGAGGAGATTCCCCACCAACTCGAAGTCCTGCCCGCGGGCGGCACGGACACGGCCGGCTTCCAGAACACCAACGGCGCGAAGCCAGTTGGTGCCATCTCGATTCCGACGCGGTACCTCCACACGGTCACCGAGACCGCACACGGCGAGGACATCCGCTCGACGATCGACCTGCTGACGGCGTTCCTCGACAGCGAGGACGGCACCCACGACTACACGCTGTAA